One genomic window of Anthonomus grandis grandis chromosome 3, icAntGran1.3, whole genome shotgun sequence includes the following:
- the LOC126734558 gene encoding uncharacterized protein LOC126734558, with protein sequence MGKQSQVKISQMFAESSKKISIEEKAKEGIIRTAGFLAEHNLPMNLMEHFIDYLNAVGTDSDIVKQMKCKRTKMSRVLQKVTGLSQESWLLGLMRDNKFSIIIDESTDNSCTKHLCLVVRMCINFDIEDNFLALIPVVETTGAALYEILINFLTENGVPYKSNFIGFASDGASNMVRVNNSVVSRLRENIPGIFIMKCICHSFHLCASYACHKLPEEVEQFAREVYNYFSNSPKRVEEYKEFQEFANVSISKILHPSQTRWLSLECVVKRLLNQYEALRLYFVDQASLKISQANIILEKLNTPENKLYLSFLSHVLPIFNSLNKLMQSESPKIHVIYKEVARTVKTILDYYIKDEYLNANIENIYFKDPRLFLNLNDMYFSAHINSADLEKNRLDMVKLRCLDFYIESVEQILSRFPLKNSVFQKLEFLDPEVV encoded by the exons ATGGGCAAGCAAAGTCAagtaaaaataagtcaaatgtttgcagaaagttctaaaaaaataagcattgaAGAAAAAGCGAAAGAAGGAATTATAAGAACTGCGGGGTTTCTAGCCGAACATAATCTCCCTATGAATTTGATGGAGCATTTCATCGATTATCTCAATGCTGTAGGCACTGATTCAGATATTGTCAAACAAATGAAATGTAAACGAACAAAGATGTCAAGAGTTTTACAAAAAGTTACAGGCTTGTCTCAAGAATCTTGGCTACTTGGCCTAATGAGGGATAATAAATTTAGCATTATCATAGATGAGTCTACTGATAACTCGTGCACCAAACATTTATGTTTAGTTGTAAGAATGTGCATTAATTTTGACATTGAAGACAACTTTTTGGCGTTAATCCCAGTAGTAGAGACCACAGGGGCTGcactttatgaaattttaatcaacTTCCTTACCGAAAATGGTGTTCCATATAAGTCAAACTTTATTGGCTTTGCTTCAGATGGAGCGAGCAACATGGTTCGCGTTAATAATTCTGTGGTCAGTCGATTGCGAGAAAATATTCCAGGTATATTCATAATGAAATGCATATGCCATAGCTTTCATTTGTGTGCATCATATGCATGCCACAAGTTGCCTGAGGAAGTGGAACAATTTGCGAGAGAA gtatataactatttttcaaatagtCCGAAGAGAGTGGAAGAATATAAGGAATTCCAGGAATTTGCAAATGTCTCAATATCGAAGATTTTACATCCTAGCCAGACACGTTGGTTATCTCTGGAATGCGTGGTTAAAAGGCTTCTTAATCAATATGAAGCTTTGAGGTTGTATTTCGTAGATCAGGCGTCTCTTAAAATCAGTcaagcaaatattattttagaaaaactaaacacgcccgaaaataaattatacttatcATTTTTATCGCATGTactacctatttttaatagcttaaacaaattaatgcaaAGCGAATCGCCCAAAATTCACGTTATTTATAAAGAGGTTGCTAGAacagttaaaacaattttagattattatattaagGACGAATATCTAAATGCCaacattgaaaatatatattttaaagaccctagactttttttaaatttaaatgacatGTACTTTTCTGCCCACATAAACTCTGCCGATCTGGAGAAAAACCGACTCGACATGGTAAAATTAAGATGTCTAGACTTTTATATTGAGAGTGTGGAGCAAATATTGTCAAGATTTCCACTTAAAAACTCTGTGTTTCAGAAATTAGAATTTCTAGATCCTGAGGTagtttaa